The Desulfatiglans anilini DSM 4660 genomic sequence GTGACAGGTATCGCGGGGCCTGCGGGCGGTTCGGCTGAAAAACCTGTTGGTACGGTCTATTTCGGATTGGCGCATGAGGGAGCCTCGTTTGCAGAACGATACCGCTTTTGGGGCACCCGGAAACAGATCCGGAAGAATGCCGCCATGATGGCGCTTGATTGGGTGAGGCGTTTTTTGCATGGAGATCCGTTCCTTTCTGGCGTTTGACTTGCCCGGTGTCCTGCGGGAGGGAGTCGGCGAAGTCCACCGTGACCTGGTTCCGCGGATGCGGGATGTGCGCTGGGTGGCGCCGGACAACGTGCATCTGACCGTGGTTTTCCTCGGTCAGGTGCGGCAGGGAGATCTTGACGGCATCGGGTCCGCCGCCGCCGCCGTTTGCCATGCCTTCAGCCCTTTCAGGATCGCCCTCGAAGGGTTGGGGACCTTCGGTGGGAGCCGTCGGCCGAGAGTCCTCTGGATCGGCCTCGCGGGGGACATCGACCGGATGGGGGGCTTTCGGGACGCTTTGCAGGACGAGCTGCAACCTTTCGGCATCCAACGTGAGACACGCCCTTTCCGGCCGCATCTCACGCTGGGAAGATTCCGGGAGAATGCACGGCCCGGCGAGGCGCTCGATCGATGCCTGAAAGAGCGGGCGGGATGGACAACGCCCCCGGCCGTCCTCGACGAACTGGTTCTTTACCGGAGCGACCTGAGGCCTGGTGGGGCAGTGTATACGCGCCTCGGCGCCTGGCCGCTCTCCGGGTCGAGATGACTCGCTCTCCGGCCCTCCGGCGGGATGACCGAAGGCCGCGGCCGGTTTTTTCTTCAGGAAGCCTTTTGGGCGGATATGGATCTCCTTTTGAAAGGGGGACCGGTCGGGCGAGGCCTGTGAAGAAACCGGGACCCACCGCACAGCGGTGGGACTGAGCGCCCTAAAGGTGCGAAAAGACCGGGACCCGCCGCACGGTGCTGGGATTGAGCGCTTGAAGGTGTGAAGAATCTGGGACCCGCCCCGCTGGGATGGGACTGAGCAGGCGAGGCCTGCGAAGAGAATTCCCCGTATCCGGACTGGAAAGGTGCACGTGTTTTTTAATCATGCCCGGTTGGAAACCGGCACAGCAGGAGGGTTGATGCGATGGACCGAGGAAAGGCCGTAGAACAAGCGATTTCACAGATAGAAAAGCAGTTCGGCCGCGGCTCGATCATGAAGATGGGGGAGCAGAAGGTTCTGGACATCCCTGCTATTTCAACCGGTTCGCTGGCACTCGACCTCGCCCTCGGGGTCGGCGGGGTGCCCCGCGGACGGGTGGTGGAGATCTACGGCCCGGAGTCGTCGGGGAAGACCACCCTGGCGCTCCACATCGCGGCGGAGGCCCAGGCAAAGGGTGGAATGGTGGCCTTCATCGATGCGGAGCACGCCCTCGATATCTCCTATGCCCGAAATCTGGGGGTGGATGTCGACAGCCTCCTGGTTTCGCAGCCGGATACCGGGGAGCAGGCCCTGGACATCGCTGAAATTCTGGTCAGGAGCGGGGCCATCGATGTCCTGGTGATCGATTCGGTCGCCGCGTTGGTTCCCCGCGCGGAGATCGAGGGGGAAATGGGAGATCAGCATGTCGGACTGCAGGCGCGGCTCATGAGCCAGGCCCTGCGCAAGCTGACGGCCACCATCAGCAAATCC encodes the following:
- the recA gene encoding recombinase RecA; translated protein: MDRGKAVEQAISQIEKQFGRGSIMKMGEQKVLDIPAISTGSLALDLALGVGGVPRGRVVEIYGPESSGKTTLALHIAAEAQAKGGMVAFIDAEHALDISYARNLGVDVDSLLVSQPDTGEQALDIAEILVRSGAIDVLVIDSVAALVPRAEIEGEMGDQHVGLQARLMSQALRKLTATISKSHTCVIFINQIRMKIGVMFGSPETTTGGNALKFYASQRLDIRRIAAIKEGADTIGNRTRVKVVKNKIAPPFKEAEFDIIYGKGISKEGDILDLGVELGIVEKSGAWYSFGEDRIGQGRENVKRFLAENTDIRDRIAEMILEKTGLRQIVSREAGGEPVESAPESA
- the thpR gene encoding RNA 2',3'-cyclic phosphodiesterase; protein product: MEIRSFLAFDLPGVLREGVGEVHRDLVPRMRDVRWVAPDNVHLTVVFLGQVRQGDLDGIGSAAAAVCHAFSPFRIALEGLGTFGGSRRPRVLWIGLAGDIDRMGGFRDALQDELQPFGIQRETRPFRPHLTLGRFRENARPGEALDRCLKERAGWTTPPAVLDELVLYRSDLRPGGAVYTRLGAWPLSGSR